A DNA window from Castanea sativa cultivar Marrone di Chiusa Pesio chromosome 7, ASM4071231v1 contains the following coding sequences:
- the LOC142643504 gene encoding monooxygenase 3-like, translating into MEEVQDIVIVGAGIAGLTTSLGLHKLGIRSLVLESSGSLRITGFAIGIWTNGWKALDAVGIGDSLRQQHKQIYWNLATSTISGVQTAAMSLDAKGKHGDHEVRCVNRMLLLEALAKELPNGTIRFSSKVVSIEISGYYKLVHLADGSILKTKVLIGCDGVNSVVAKWLGFKAPTFIKRVAIRGCVNFKYNHGFEPKSFMFFGKGFRSGFLPYDDTSVYWFLATSKDKEREDDPIKMKQFVLSKLGNEYVPDEIKATVENTKLDSIISSPLRYRHPWELFWGNINKDNVCVAGDALHPMTPEIAQGGCAALEDGVVLARCLAGALLKEQSEETKGKGDREREEYKRIEMGLKKYAKERRWRSIELISTAYFVGFVQAGNGQVTSFLRENILPAFLAGLPLKRADFDCGKLSIS; encoded by the exons ATGGAAGAAGTGCAAGACATTGTGATTGTGGGAGCTGGAATTGCTGGTCTTACAACATCCTTAGGACTTCATAA GTTGGGTATTCGAAGCTTAGTATTGGAATCCTCAGGTAGTTTGAGGATCACAGGATTTGCCATCGGAATATGGACAAATGGTTGGAAGGCCTTAGATGCTGTTGGCATTGGTGACTCCCTTCGACAGCAGCATAAACAGATTTATTG GAATTTGGCTACCTCTACAATTTCAGGAGTTCAAACAGCAGCGATGTCACTTGATGCCAAAGGAAAACA TGGAGACCACGAAGTTCGCTGTGTGAATAGGATGCTGTTGTTGGAAGCCCTTGCAAAGGAGCTCCCAAATGGCACCATTAGATTCTCTTCCAAGGTGGTTTCTATAGAGATATCAGGCTATTATAAGCTTGTGCATCTTGCAGATGGATCCATTCTCAAGACTAAG GTGTTGATTGGGTGTGATGGAGTGAACTCAGTGGTGGCAAAGTGGCTGGGCTTCAAGGCACCAACTTTCATAAAGAGAGTTGCCATCAGGGGttgtgtaaatttcaaataCAATCATGGGTTTGAACCTAAGTCCTTTATGTTCTTTGGGAAAGGATTCCGATCAGGTTTTCTTCCTTATGATGACACTAGTGTCTATTGGTTTTTGGCAACAAGCAAAG ataaagagagagaagatgacCCAATTAAAATGAAGCAATTTGTCTTAAGCAAGTTAGGAAATGAATATGTACCTGATGAAATAAAGGCCACTGTTGAAAATACTAAACTGGATTCCATTATATCATCCCCACTAAGGTACAGACATCCCTGGGAGCTTTTTTGGGGAAATATCAACAAAGACAATGTATGTGTAGCTGGTGATGCACTACACCCCATGACCCCAGAAATTGCCCAAGGTGGTTGTGCTGCCTTAGAAGATGGTGTTGTTTTGGCAAGGTGTCTTGCTGGGGCTTTACTAAAAGAACAAAGTGAGGAAACAAAAGGGAAAGgtgatagagaaagagaggaatatAAGAGGATTGAGATGGGGTTGAAGAAGTATGCCAAAGAGAGGAGATGGAGAAGCATTGAGCTCATAAGTACAGCttattttgttggttttgtaCAAGCGGGTAATGGACAAGTGACATCCTTCTTAAGAGAAAATATATTGCCTGCATTCTTAGCTGGGTTACCGTTGAAAAGAGCCGATTTTGATTGTGGGAAGCTCAGCATTTCTTGA